CGAAATCGCGATCTGGGCGGTTAAGAGTGTCAACTTTATCTGCATCAATGCCATTGTTGCCGCATCCATCGGATTTATCATCGCCAGAATCATTCGTACGGCAAAAAATGAAACCCGACGGCGTATCCGCCTTGACCAAGAGATCCAGGCCAGGATTCGAACAGAAAAAGAGAACAAAGCCCTTACCGAACGGCTGTACCAGTCCCAGAAAATGGAGGCCATTGGCACCCTTGCCGGCGGTATTGCCCACGATTTCAACAATATTTTAAGCGCCATCACAGGACATACGGAACTGCTGCTGATGGAAGCCGGTCTGCCCGAACAGGTCTCATCCAGCCTTACAAAAATCAACCAGGCCGCAGATAAGGCCAAGGGCATCACAAGGCAGATATTAACTTTTGGCAGACAGAGCCAGTCCGTAAAAGCTTCCAATGACCTGGGGGAAATTACCAGAGAATGTATTGAATTGATCAAGGTGGGGATACCGGCGGGAGTCCACCTCTACCTGGAGATCCAACCGGGTCCCTTTCCCATCATCGGGGACAAGAATCAGCTGTTTCAGGTAATCATGAACCTGTTGACCAACGGGATCCAGGCCATGGACGGCCTGCCCGGCTCCCGGGAAAAAAGGCTGGCTCTCTTTCTTGCCCCGATGCCGGACACTCTGCCTCGGGACAGGTACGGCCTGTCTCCGGACCAATCCTATCTCATGCTAAAGGTATCAGACACGGGCAAAGGCATCGCCCGGGAGCACCTCAATCGGATTTTCGATCCTTATTTCACGACCAAGAGAAAAGGGATGGGCACCGGTTTGGGCCTGTCCATCACCCACAGCATCGTCAAGGACCACGGCGGGGAGATATGGGTAGACAGCACCCTTGTGAAAGGAACCGGGTTTACCATTGTCGTGCCTGCCCAAAAACAAGTGCATTCCGCCAAACCGGAAAAGGGAAACCTTCTCCTGCTTGGAAATGAACGGATTCTAATGGTCGATGATGAACCGGAAGTGCTGGAGGTCCACCAAAGTTTGTTGGAACATTTTGGTTACAGGGTAGAACCCGTGGAAACGCCGGATGCCGCCCTGGAAGTCATCCGTGACCATCCGGGAGAGATTGACCTGGTATTGATTGACCAAAAAATGCCGGGGATGACGGGCGATGCGTTGGGAGCCAGAATCCGTAGTCTTTGCCCTGATCTGCCGCTTGTCCTCTGCTCGGGCTTTCCAGGAGAAAAGACCGATTATTCCGATTTTCAGGCCGTGATCCCCAAACCGGTGACGGCCACGCTTCTTGCCCAAACCGTCCGCAAGGTGATCGACGAGGGCTAAGTTACAGGGTAAGAAAGAAAAGAGGGTGTCTTATTGTGTCGTCCGATCCATCAACAGTGGCCCTTTTGGACTTGACGGGGATTTTTATTAGACCTATTATTCGCATCTATAAAGATACTTTTTAAAGAATTGTTAACAGATCAAACATAGGTGCCACCATGCTAACAAAAATTCATGCTGATTTGGTTGTCAGTATTAGCGAACTGAAACGCAATCCCCAGGCGATTATCGACGATGCTCACGGCGAAGCCATCGCCTTGCTCAACCGCAACAAGCCGACCGCCTACATCGTTCCGGCCAAGACATACGAAATGCTGATGGAGATTGCCGAAGACATAGAGTTGGCCGGAATCGCCGAACAACGCAAAAGTGAAAAGGCCGATGCTGTCGAGGTCAATCTCGATGAACTATAAGCTGAAGTTCCTGCCAAGCGCGTTGAAGGAATGGCACAAGTTAGATCCGCATATCCAAAAGCAATTTAAGGCGCAATTGGAAAAACGGCTTGAAAATCCCCACGTTCCCGCATCCCGGCTGAGGGGCTATACCAACTATTATAAAGTCAAACTGCGGTCGGTCGGATATCGATTGGTTTATGAAGTCGAGGATGAAGCGATAACGGTCTATGTGATAAGTATCGGACGACGCGACACGATTTACAAGACACTGTTAAAAATGCGCAAACGATAGCAGAAGTATCGGACCTAAATTTCCGCTGTGCGACACGGCTAATTATGGCACAAATTTCGATTTAAATGGGGTGGCACTTTTCCCGCCTTCTCGATTTTGATCAGGCCATTTTTCAACAGCCACTGCCTGGCCGCGATTCTCCATTCCACGTTTGTGATTCGGGGTCTGCCAGCCCGGTCCGCAATCTTGGCTGCCAGTTCCCGGATACATCGGAAGATACTTCTTCGTTCACGTCTGGAGTAGCGGATACGATCACCTCCAAAATACGTGCCGCAGGCTGTGTGATTTTTGTGCGACACGGCTAATTATGGCACAAATTTCGATTTAAATGGGGTGGCACTTTTCCCGCCTTCTCGATTTTGATCAGGCCATTTTTCAACAGCCACTGCCTGGCCGCGATTCTCCATTCCACGTTTGTGATTCGGGGTCTGCCAGCCCGGTCCGCAATCTTGGCTGCCAGTTCCCGGATACATCGGAAGATACCCATCAAATCCTAATTCGAGAGGACTACAAAACCTCCGGAAGATTTATGGCCGGCGTAGATATCGAAGAGCGGCGCGGGGTCAAGGAAAACGGTTCGCGTTTAGACCATCTGTTCAAGAACGTCCCGTCGAAAGCTCAAAGATCGATGTATGCGCCTGTAGTCGACCACATCAGAGCGATTGGCCATCATCACTTGGACCCGGATACTTTGGGCAGGTTGAGTGCCGTAAGGATCGACCCAGAAAGCGTGAAGACCAATATCGAGACCTGGGAAGGTCTGAAGCCTTTCTGATCAATACTGTACCATTGAACCTCGATAGAGGGCATTGAAATCCCCGCTCTAATCGAGGATATGGATTTGGAGCACTGGGTGATAGCCCGGAATCAATCTATTGATGACGGGCTTCTCAGGCGGCTTTTCGTCACCAAAGCGGATTGTGAGACCTACACTGGAAAACAGCTTGTGCCACCTGCTGCAGCCTAATTTGGCATAGAAAGCATCACCTTCCATAATCACCGTCCGGCTCAACCTGTTGGATATTCGAGGAATAGTTGGGCTTGGACGGGTGGACGATGGTTTGCACTCTATTTCTTTTTCCCGTGGGCTGATCTGACGTACTGAGTTTGTTCCGGCCGCCATGAAACTCATTCAACCTGCTTAATTCCTTAACATTATTCTTCAGTAAAGTTAGATAGTTGTAAACACCCCACCCTTCTCTCCCTTTTTGAAAACTTATGAGGAGCGCTGTAACCGATGAACAAGCTTTAGCTGATACAAGCATTGAAGGACGCCAAAGACCTGTCCAAATCCGAAGCTGCCACTGTTGTGGACATTTTTTTAATGGAATGGCCGATGCCATGGCCAAAGG
This window of the uncultured Desulfosarcina sp. genome carries:
- a CDS encoding type II toxin-antitoxin system RelE/ParE family toxin; this encodes MNYKLKFLPSALKEWHKLDPHIQKQFKAQLEKRLENPHVPASRLRGYTNYYKVKLRSVGYRLVYEVEDEAITVYVISIGRRDTIYKTLLKMRKR
- a CDS encoding ATP-binding protein; protein product: MGVWLMIALGPTGAGFMWLLLFSIMAGVLLGFTGAVASFGLNLITVAGLSVLVLKKEITWTLLPENEIAIWAVKSVNFICINAIVAASIGFIIARIIRTAKNETRRRIRLDQEIQARIRTEKENKALTERLYQSQKMEAIGTLAGGIAHDFNNILSAITGHTELLLMEAGLPEQVSSSLTKINQAADKAKGITRQILTFGRQSQSVKASNDLGEITRECIELIKVGIPAGVHLYLEIQPGPFPIIGDKNQLFQVIMNLLTNGIQAMDGLPGSREKRLALFLAPMPDTLPRDRYGLSPDQSYLMLKVSDTGKGIAREHLNRIFDPYFTTKRKGMGTGLGLSITHSIVKDHGGEIWVDSTLVKGTGFTIVVPAQKQVHSAKPEKGNLLLLGNERILMVDDEPEVLEVHQSLLEHFGYRVEPVETPDAALEVIRDHPGEIDLVLIDQKMPGMTGDALGARIRSLCPDLPLVLCSGFPGEKTDYSDFQAVIPKPVTATLLAQTVRKVIDEG
- a CDS encoding type II toxin-antitoxin system Phd/YefM family antitoxin, producing the protein MLTKIHADLVVSISELKRNPQAIIDDAHGEAIALLNRNKPTAYIVPAKTYEMLMEIAEDIELAGIAEQRKSEKADAVEVNLDEL